A genomic segment from Enoplosus armatus isolate fEnoArm2 chromosome 12, fEnoArm2.hap1, whole genome shotgun sequence encodes:
- the fam204a gene encoding protein FAM204A isoform X2 gives MYSGLLPKGLTEDDLSTDDEEDEQEDDVEEKREGEKCESSAEKLRSAGENTGSVVEAQSTHAASDADSDSPPCSMPGVSQEMWQKFQDLRKKNDEMKTMKVPRRRKRRRRKKGTEGEEPTETRERQEEREKHWDELKQYFGVNDRFHPPACSKPPPKSGLEKSIERAIAEGDIAKAEEMSDRLATRELAVNITQAADCRDFVQRKQEEEALRAAQKRKKEIAWGFEAKRRWETKSNMGFM, from the exons ATGTACAGCGGACTCCTACCTAAAGGTTTAACCGAAGACGACCTCAGCACAGATGACGAGGAGGATGAGCAGGAGGATGATGttgaggagaagagggagggtgAGAAGTGTGAGAGCTCCGCTGAAAAGTTGCGCTCTGCCGGGGAAAACACAGGCTCAGTTGTGGAGGCACAGTCGACTCACGCTGCCAGTGATGCAGACAGTGATTCCCCGCCATGCAGCATGCCTGGTGTATCCCAGGAAATGTGGCAA aaatTTCAGGATCTACGGAAAAAGAATGACGAAATGAAGACAATGAAGGtccccagaagaagaaaaagaagacggCGCAAAAAAG GAACAGAAGGTGAGGAACCTACAGAGACAAG AGAGCGTCAGGAGGAGCGGGAGAAGCACTGGGATGAGCTTAAGCAGTATTTTGGTGTAAATGATCGATTTCATCCCCCGGCATGTTCCAAACCCcctccaaag TCCGGCCTAGAAAAGAGCATAGAGAGGGCCATAGCTGAAGGGGACATTGCAAAGGCGGAGGAGATGAGCGACAGACTCGCCACTCGAGAG CTGGCTGTGAATATCACTCAAGCCGCTGATTGCCGTGACTTTGTGCAACGcaagcaggaagaggaagcttTGAGGGCAGCgcagaaaaggaagaaggaaataGCCTGGGG GTTTGAGGCTAAAAGACGATGGGAAACCAAAAGCAACATGGGCTTCATGTGA
- the fam204a gene encoding protein FAM204A isoform X1 — MYSGLLPKGLTEDDLSTDDEEDEQEDDVEEKREGEKCESSAEKLRSAGENTGSVVEAQSTHAASDADSDSPPCSMPGVSQEMWQKFQDLRKKNDEMKTMKVPRRRKRRRRKKGTEGEEPTETSRERQEEREKHWDELKQYFGVNDRFHPPACSKPPPKSGLEKSIERAIAEGDIAKAEEMSDRLATRELAVNITQAADCRDFVQRKQEEEALRAAQKRKKEIAWGFEAKRRWETKSNMGFM, encoded by the exons ATGTACAGCGGACTCCTACCTAAAGGTTTAACCGAAGACGACCTCAGCACAGATGACGAGGAGGATGAGCAGGAGGATGATGttgaggagaagagggagggtgAGAAGTGTGAGAGCTCCGCTGAAAAGTTGCGCTCTGCCGGGGAAAACACAGGCTCAGTTGTGGAGGCACAGTCGACTCACGCTGCCAGTGATGCAGACAGTGATTCCCCGCCATGCAGCATGCCTGGTGTATCCCAGGAAATGTGGCAA aaatTTCAGGATCTACGGAAAAAGAATGACGAAATGAAGACAATGAAGGtccccagaagaagaaaaagaagacggCGCAAAAAAG GAACAGAAGGTGAGGAACCTACAGAGACAAG CAGAGAGCGTCAGGAGGAGCGGGAGAAGCACTGGGATGAGCTTAAGCAGTATTTTGGTGTAAATGATCGATTTCATCCCCCGGCATGTTCCAAACCCcctccaaag TCCGGCCTAGAAAAGAGCATAGAGAGGGCCATAGCTGAAGGGGACATTGCAAAGGCGGAGGAGATGAGCGACAGACTCGCCACTCGAGAG CTGGCTGTGAATATCACTCAAGCCGCTGATTGCCGTGACTTTGTGCAACGcaagcaggaagaggaagcttTGAGGGCAGCgcagaaaaggaagaaggaaataGCCTGGGG GTTTGAGGCTAAAAGACGATGGGAAACCAAAAGCAACATGGGCTTCATGTGA